A single Asterias rubens chromosome 13, eAstRub1.3, whole genome shotgun sequence DNA region contains:
- the LOC117298587 gene encoding adhesion G protein-coupled receptor L3-like, which produces MERVRATFSFGSGCFMPTRMLVCIAVGVFAVQIQADPPACIRPDHPNHNDCPEPTEASQPQTTPKSETTPTPTEALSTQTPPSTTPILTTDQTITTANPTTTPEPLTTTEPLTTSASTEPITTDRTTHASPTTAQVPPTTTGSLMTSASTEPITTDQTTHAHPTTTPEPPTTTGPLMTSASTEPITTDQTTHANPTTTPEPPTTTGSLMTSASTEPITTDQTTHENPTTAPVPPTTTGPLMTSASTEPITTDQTTHAHPTTTPEPPTTTGPLMTSASTEPITTDQTTHANPTTAPVPPTTTGSLMTSASIAPITTDQITTANPTTTPEPPAPTGPIMTSATTEQVTTSIVSSAGTIPTEPLKLSVSTDKSHQDEEEFISNIEDELKEWLKTIEVLPGNTPIETLTNASKKILDNTYGLLEMKDKPAILTEMAVTTVVESNLAKIVGGLRPDETLDMTVGDAVVQAKSFQTSEDFGGYVFKAGQSKKAADKDKDHSEGHGATLEISTGSTEDINGSFSVLVIYTDSSNTSEVTHLVADNSTNGTSYVNSGILTCSVLTEGEALEVALKFSLYHKPYLPAGDQNVQRLCSFWNNTRRVWLTEGCKTEASGNTSSYTSCSCNHNTSFAILLRVTDSPVSDQGNADIATSLLSSILGSLSILCLCMGLALYTYLRLFKFLQIKVHANLMGSLLIGQIIFLTGINATENLILCKSVTVLVQFFFSGTFCWMLIEGGLLFQRARMVSKQQPKILILMLIGWGVPFLITVISFAVGFEDYGREPACWLSTKRGQIWAFVSLVIVVILVNLGILVMVMRTFMSLKMNTDKDNADKIRASFRAMVVLVPILGLTWVFGFLQSTSVAFEYLFVIFNSSQGLMVFICHVVMNSEVQKAFKRRGKNKVSASSGHSSDHSDTQTRKTNTTSATAF; this is translated from the exons CACCAACGCCGACCGAAGCGCTGTCAACTCAAACACCACCATCGACTACCCCAATACTCACTACTGACCAAACCATCACCACAGCAAACCCGACCACCACCCCGGAGCCACTCACAACAACCGAGCCTCTTACGACGTCAGCAAGCACTGAGCCAATCACTACCGACCGGACAACCCATGCGAGCCCGACCACCGCCCAAGTGCCGCCTACAACAACTGGGTCACTTATGACGTCAGCAAGCACTGAGCCAATCACTACAGACCAAACCACCCATGCGCACCCGACCACCACTCCGGAGCCGCCTACAACAACTGGGCCACTTATGACGTCAGCAAGCACTGAGCCAATCACTACCGACCAAACCACCCATGCGAACCCGACCACCACTCCGGAGCCGCCTACAACAACTGGGTCACTTATGACGTCAGCAAGCACTGAGCCAATCACTACCGACCAAACCACCCATGAGAACCCGACCACCGCCCCAGTGCCGCCTACAACAACTGGGCCACTTATGACGTCAGCCAGCACTGAGCCAATCACTACCGACCAAACCACCCATGCGCACCCGACCACCACTCCGGAGCCGCCTACAACAACTGGGCCACTTATGACGTCAGCAAGCACTGAGCCAATCACTACCGACCAAACCACCCATGCGAACCCGACTACCGCCCCAGTGCCGCCTACAACAACTGGGTCACTTATGACGTCAGCAAGCATTGCGCCAATCACTACCGACCAAATCACCACAGCAAACCCGACCACCACCCCGGAGCCGCCAGCACCAACTGGCCCAATTATGACGTCAGCAACCACTGAGCAAGTTACTACGTCAATTGTGTCATcagcag GTACTATACCTACGGAACCACTGAAATTGTCCGTCTCCACTGACAAGTCCCATCAGGATGAGGAGGAGTTCATCTCTAACATTGAAGACGAACTCAAAGAATGGCTCAAGACAATTGAGGTTTTGCCTGGCAACACGCCTATCGAAACACTGACTAATGCGTCAAAG AAAATATTGGACAACACATATGGTCTCCTGGAAATGAAAGACAAACCG gcaatacTCACAGAGATGGCAGTGACTACAGTTGTTGAGAGTAACTTGGCGAAGATCGTTGGTGGTCTGCGTCCCGACGAAACGCTTGATATGACCGTTGGCGATGCCG TGGTTCAAGCGAAATCTTTCCAGACATCTGAGGACTTTGGTGGCTACGTCTTCAAAGCTGGGCAATCTAAGAAGGCTGCTGACAAAGATAAAGACCATTCAGAGGGTCATGGAGCAACTCTTGAGATATCAACAGGATCAACGGAAGATATCAATG GGTCTTTCAGCGTGTTAGTTATCTATACAGACAGCAGCAACACGTCCGAGGTCACCCACCTTGTAGCAGATAACAG CACCAACGGTACATCTTACGTTAATAGTGGAATCTTGACCTGTAGTGTGTTGACTGAAGGCGAAGCACTAGAGGTTGCTCTCAAATTCTCTCTGTATCATAAACCG TACTTGCCGGCTGGAGACCAAAATGTGCAACGTTTATGTAGTTTCTGGAACAATACTCGAAG GGTTTGGTTAACAGAGGGTTGCAAAACGGAAGCTTCTGGCAACACTTCGTCTTACACCTCGTGCTCCTGTAATCACAACACAAGCTTCGCTATCCTACTCCGAGTTACGGATAGTCCGGTCTCTGATCAG GGAAACGCTGATATTGCCACATCTTTACTCAGTAGTATTCTGGGCAGTCTGTCCATACTCTGTCTTTGTATGGGTTTAGCGCTGTATACCTACCTCAG GCTATTCAAGTTTCTACAGATTAAAGTGCACGCAAATCTCATGGGTTCTCTGCTGATTGGACAAATCATATTCCTCACCGGCATCAACGCAACTGAGAATCTC ATTCTGTGTAAGAGCGTCACTGTTCTGGTCCAGTTCTTCTTTAGTGGAACTTTCTGTTGGATGCTGATTGAGGGCGGGCTCCTGTTCCAGAGAGCGAGGATGGTCTCCAAGCAGCAGCCGAAGATACTTATCCTGATGCTGATTGGCTGGG GTGTTCCATTTTTGATCACGGTGATATCCTTTGCAGTTGGTTTTGAAGATTATGGACGTGAACC TGCTTGCTGGTTGTCCACAAAACGAGGACAAATCTGGGCGTTTGTGTCCCTAGTTATTGTCGTCATCCTG GTGAATTTAGGGATTCTTGTTATGGTCATGCGAACATTCATGTCACTCAAAATGAACACGGACAAAGACAACGCCGACAAAATCAG AGCTAGTTTCCGTGCCATGGTGGTCCTCGTACCCATCCTTGGTCTCACGTGGGTATTCGGCTTCTTACAGAGTACGTCAGTCGCATTTGAATATCTCTTCGTCATCTTCAACTCTTCACAG GGATTGATGGTTTTCATCTGTCATGTGGTTATGAACAGTGAG GTTCAGAAGGCATTCAAGCGGCGGGGAAAGAACAAAGTGTCGGCCTCTTCTGGGCATTCAAGCGATCACTCAGATACACAAACCCGAAAGACTAACACGACGTCAGCGACAGCATTCTAG